DNA sequence from the Corynebacterium freneyi genome:
AACCCGGTCTGCGTCACCAGCACGCCGAACGCCAGGCCCAGCGGGATCAGCCCCAGGCCGACGGGCCACGCCTCCGCGATGCCTCCGCGCACCGGATGAGGGTCGACCTCCGTCGACCGCGCCTGACGACGGCCACCCTCCCGCCCGTCAGTTGTCACGGACGTCCACGGGGTAGGTGGAGTACAGCGGCAGCGGCCACGGCTGGCGGCGCATGACGTCGCCCCACACGTCGGCGGCGCCAGGCGCGAGGACGTCGCTGGGCAGGGCGGGGGCGACGTACCAGTCGCCGCGTTCGATTTCGTCGTGCAGTTGGCCAGGGGACCACCCCGCGTAGCCGGCGAAGAGGCGCGCTCCGTCGAGGTGGCCACCGACCTCCGACGGTTCGACGCCCAGGTTGACCAGGGCGAACCGGTGGGCGATCTTCTCCAGCAGGGGGGCTCCGGTGGCCTCGTCGAGCTTGTCGGGCACGTCGACGCCGTTGCGCAGCACGCCGACGCACACGGGCTGGGTCTGGTTGACCGGCCCGCCGACGTAGACGACCGGCGGCTTCGACATCAGGTTCGCCCACGGTTCGAGGACGTTGTGCACGGGCGTCTGCGACCGGGTGGTCAGGTCGACGCCGAGGGTGCCGGCTTCGTCGTGCTCGATGAGGAACACCACGCTGCGGGCGAATTCCGGCGACTCCATGCCCGGGGCGGCGACGAGCAGCATTCCCGCGGCGGGGTCGTTGCGCTCGAGACAGTTGAAAAGGCGGTCTCCGAAAAGGTTTTCCTGCTCCACTCCGCCCATTATGCCCGCCGGGGCCGATCAATCCAGTGGCCGGTCGGTCGCGGGCCGGGAGCGGAGGTCGGTGCGGGCCAGCCGTCGCGGGGCAGTCGCCGCGGCTCAGCCCTCGCGGTCGACCCACCACTGCTTGAGTTCGAGGATGGCGTCCTCGCGCTCCAGCGGGCCCTTGTCCAGGCGGACGTCCTTCATGTGCTTCCAGGCGGCGCCGACTTCGGGGCCGGGGCCGATGCCGAGGATTTCCATGATGTCGT
Encoded proteins:
- a CDS encoding YqgE/AlgH family protein yields the protein MLLVAAPGMESPEFARSVVFLIEHDEAGTLGVDLTTRSQTPVHNVLEPWANLMSKPPVVYVGGPVNQTQPVCVGVLRNGVDVPDKLDEATGAPLLEKIAHRFALVNLGVEPSEVGGHLDGARLFAGYAGWSPGQLHDEIERGDWYVAPALPSDVLAPGAADVWGDVMRRQPWPLPLYSTYPVDVRDN